A window of Sphingobacterium kitahiroshimense genomic DNA:
TATAGGCAAGGTGGAAAAACAGTAGAGGCTTTCCGAAGAAAGGGCGAAATAGACCCGAATAAAGGCTGAATGTGCATCGTCCTATTATAACTATATAGATTTATAAATTATTATTGATATTATGATCCACGTTGTTTTATGAATTCCGCTTCTGCTACACATAATTTATTTTTATTTTTGCAACGTTGCTTTTCTGGAATTTCTGCAGTTTTCCGGAGTATTTTCCTACCTGTTTTGGCGTTAGAAAATCTATGCTGCATATGTCAACTACGCAATTAAATAGAAATTTTAATTCAATTCAATAATTGATACCCCATTAAATAGATAACTTAATTATTTCCTTTCGGTAAATCGTGTAAATGCATGCTACATAATAGCCCCGGCTCAAAAAAGAAAAGCTCAACTTTTGTTGAGCTTTTCTTTTTTGAGAGAAATTAAACCTTAAACAAGGTTGAAATAATCGCCGTATCGGTAATTAATCTGAATAACTATTGCTTTTTTCTTTTATATTCCCTGAAATACAAAAGGCTTAGCATCTAAAAATTTGTCTGATGTTTCTCCTGCATAAATTTGATTTTTATCCAATGCCAGTTTTTTTATTTTTCCATTCTTGCTAAAATCCAATTTTTTCAAATCTACCCAGATCGCATTCGGACTTAGTGCATCTTCAAAATAGTAAACCAGATTCTTTTGGTCTGAAACTGTTCTCCATCTAGTTGTTGATAAATTAGGAAAACCCTCAGTAGAAATACCGTAAGGTACGGAACATTGCCTAATGACACTAAACGCACTCGCTACAGCAATTCTGGTATCATCTGTTTGCGGGACAGCTTTAATATAATATGACGCTCTTACATAGCGATCCGCAGCACGGTTTGTTCCAGGAAGAAATATACTTCCAGGAATACCTTTCCAATATTCATTTATCGCAAGTTGTTCTTCAAAAATCGGATCATTAGTCATTACAGTGTAAGCAGGATCGTGGTGTATGACTAATTTTCCGTTAATGTATTCAAGAATGGCATTGTCCCCACTTGCATCTGACATAGAAAGATGGACAGTAGTAAACTTATCTGTTCCTGGGATAAAGTCTGTAACAACAACAAATTCTTCTTTCTTAAAATGTTCGACAGCTTCAGCTACTGTCGCGAAGTTATCTAGGGCATATTGCGCCCATAGTGAAACAGCCAAGCCATTTTTCCCGGCAATATCTTTGGAAAATTCGGGATATTTAGAGCTTACTAGCCAAAGCATATTAGCAACCAGCCCCTTTTCATTCATCCCATCCGATATTGCAATGTCCCAAGAACTAGTCGTCATGCTCCCATATTTTGAAGTCCATTTAATCGTATTCTTTCCAGTACTTCCATCGCGCTCGATTCCTCTTGGGAATAGCCATAAGTTAGAAGGAATAGGAATGGAAAAATCCATACTTCGCGCTGTAATAATTGTGCTGTTTGGACCTTTATAAACCACTCTTGTACAAGCTTCTGCTTCTACTGATGAGGCGATTAAAGTTGCGGTTAAAATCAAAGCGCTTCCAATTTGTTTAATAAATGTTTTCATGACTACTAATTTTATTAAGATAAAAATGTTTAGTTCTTAGACTACAAAAGAAAAATAGATATGACACCTTCGTCATATATAATGACTCATTACTGCAATTTAAAAATATTTTTTCGATTAAAAAGAAATTACATATAAATTAAAAAAAATATCCTATAACAGTTGTTTTAAATCTACTTTATATTTGATAAAAATTAAATATCCGGTAGCAACTATCGTTCAATGTTACGTAAAATGCTTATTTAAGTAAAACGAAGTAACTGACCTTGCAAAGGTCTTTTATTAAAACTAACACATATAAATAAAAAGGAATCTCTATTTTAACAAAAATGAAGCTTTGTTTCAAATTTTACAGATATTTACGACATTAAGGACCTATTCGTACCTTAAATTGAATAAAACTTATTACAGAAAGAATTACAAATACAATTTAAACCGAAATTTCAAAATATGAAAAAGTATTTATTGCTTTTGTTTACTGTCCTATCATTTGCAAACGTGATGGCGCAAAAGAACACAGATGTTTCCTTTCAATTACAGGGAATAGTCAACATACCAACTTATGATTCTACCAACCGAATGATTTATTTGACTTATCAAAGTAAAGGACAGGCAGTATTAGACAGTACAGTTATTAAAAACAACAAATTTCATTTTAAAAGTACTGCCGATGTAGATGTTCGTGCCACATTACAATTTACAAAGCCCAATACCTCACCCAATGCTTTAGCAGATCCTAATTCCTTATACTTATATCTTTCACAAAGCATCGTAAATATTAATGCAAAAGGCTACCTAAGAAAGGCAATAATTACAGGTTCAACCACCAACGATGATTATATGGTTTTCAAAAAACCTTATCTAAAGATAGACACTGCTTTAAGATTATTAGGATGGGAGAAGAGAAGAGTAAAACCAGAAGATACGAATCAAAGTAAAATTGTTGATGCAAAAATTGACAGTGTAAAAAACAGCAAGCTTGCAAAGCTTTCAGAGTTTTTATCAACACATATTACCAAACCATATGCGGCTGAAGCGTTGCAGATGTATGTAAGCACTGATGGTTCTGCTTTTGACCTCGATAAAGCACAGCTATTTTTCGATCAGCTACCTAAGAAACAAAAAATAGCTGTATTAGGTAAGGATATTACAGCCAGCTTAATAAAACTAAAACAAAAAATCGTAACCATCAATATTTTAAAGAATGTTGATTTTTTTGATGGCTATGCCCAAACTGTTACCAATTCTGTTCCTAGAGGTGTAACCCGCATCACTAATTCCGAATACCTATACCAGTTAAATCCGAGCGAAATAAAGCAAATTGGCAATAACCTTAAGATTAAAGTTACAATTAAAGCGGGCTGCGATAATTACGATAGAATTGGCCGAGTGACTTTAGTTGTTATGCCAAAAGGTGAGAAATTTGACAAGGAAAAGGGTGAACGGTTTGAAATACTACGTATTATGACACCGTTCATGTACCGAAGTCGTCATCCAGACCATATACCTTACGAAGCTCAAATAGATCAGATGATTAGTACGATAAAACAAACCGATAAAGAAATGTATCTCGTAACAGAAGTATTTGGAACTACCGGAGCAGGCCAAAGAGAAGTAATCGGATGCGATGGTTCATTATTAACGTTCAACGTATCTGTTGATTTAATAAGCGACAAAAAAACAACCTTATCTTCGGAAAAAGCAATTTCCCTGTTAAGCTACTACAGTTTAGATGGAAAGGACAAAACAGCTGGAAAAAATAGTAAAGAGGTAGAATTTGAATTACCTGAAGACACCAAGACGACTGTTCTTTATCTTATTTCATCTGGTCATGGTGCAGCTGAAGGTGGAGAAGAATACAATTGGAGACAGCACATTATTGATTTGGATGCTAAAGAATATATACGTATAGATATGAACCAGGACTGTACACCTTACGAAATCTATAATACGCAACCAAATGGTATATATTTCGGAAACATCAGTAAAGAACGTCGTTCTTGGTGCCCAGGAGGACCAGTTCCTACTCGTGTTATCAATTTAGGACCACTAAAAAAAGGCAAGCATAGCATAAAGATAGCTATACCAGATGCCGAATTTGAGAAAACAGAAAGTAAATATTTAGTATCTGCTTATTTGATAACCCAATAATATCAATAATAAGCAATACTGCTATACAAAGTCTGTCTCTCAAGATAAGAGACAGACTTTGTACTTAAATAGTAATATTACTTCCGCACTTTCAACAGCTTCTACCTGTTTAAATTCTCATTATAATTATAAAAAATTATTCTACCGCTTTCTATCTCTTAGCAGTAATATATGTGACAATAGTGCTATAGGAACAATAATTGTTGGCAGTAATGCATAAGGAAAACAAAGAACGGCAACATTGGGCTGATCAAAACTAAATTGCTGTATCGGTACCGGGGAGGAAAATATCCCTATAAGGACAATGGAAATCAGCGAAACAATACCAGCATAATTCCACAGTGCAAATATCCAATTATTCAAGATAGATTTCCTGAATAAGGAAATAACCAGAAACACAACACTGAATATCCCTATTATAATATCAAAATTAAAACCTTTAAAAGTCATAATCTGAGGAATTAATTTTTCGAGATATAACTGATAAAGATAATACTCAATGACGATCCTAAGCGACTGAATTATCAATAATAACGTGACGTTTACCCGAGCGCTCTTCACTTTCCGATATATAGCAACATTCAACAAAATGCTACCGATTAAAGCCATTATAAATAATGGTGGATAAGCCCTAAAAATACCTAAAAAAGACAGGCCACCAATGATCGTTGTCAAGATCCCATTCAGGATCAACATCGGCCTATTTCGCCCAATTGCAAAATAAAAAATAACAATGAAAAGAAACGCCAGTCCTAAAAAAAGAAAACCGAACATATTTTATGATAATTTCTATATTTTAAATTATTACTATAAATTTAGTGATACCTTTTTAATAATTCTACTGCTTCAGAATAACGAAATTAAATAAATCTAAAAAAAACTTATCAAATACTGCTTAAGACATTCAATAATGAATAAAAAATGCATGTTTTTGATTAAATAGTACATTCTTCTAAAAATATCACGTGTTAAATTTGTTACTGGAATTTCTTGCCCTTAGGGAGCAAGTTGTAATCTTTGTACATAAATCATACTGATATGATCACCAAGTTTTGCAATTATCACACGCAATACTGAGATCTAAAAGTAAAGTAAAAATCTTTACTATACATTACACTAGTAATACCATCTTCAACATATAAAGCATCATTACCGTAAGTGTTGTTGAAGCTACATATGAAAAATAAATCTCCTGCTTTTGTTTGAAATTCTTCTCTTCAATACTTGACAGAATCTTAGGTTCATTAAAAGTTCCATATCTAATCCTAAGAAATAGGACGTAAACTATAGCCAATAGGAAAAACGTTCCGAATATAAATACTAATAGAACTGGAAAATTTGGCGCTCCTTTATAATTCCTTCCAAAGGTATCCACAAAAAAATCATAGATCTGCGCATGGTGTTCTAAATCAGAAAATATCCAGAATAATAGAGGTGCTGTAATACTATGAAGTAAAATAAAAAAGAACCAATCAGATTTATCAAATTTTTGTCTTTCAAAAACTGGATGCGCTATCTTATTATTCTTATTTAAAGCTCCGAGGTTAGAAATTTGTTTTGAGGCAATTGGATAACACATAAAACTGATTATACCACTTAATATCCAGAGTAAAAATTGTCCAGAACTCGATTTAGAATCAAAATAGGTATTACCAATATATACCGCTGCAATCCAGATCATTAAAAAGATAAAAACAGATGGAATTGCTATCAATAACAATTTACCGATTTGGAGCTTGTTTTTTGTAGGATCCATGTTAATTAATTCCTTTATGTAGTCCGCTTAATATGTACTTAACAATAATAACCAAATTCAACAGTTCTCTTTTTATTTAATTTAAATTCGCCCTTCCTATCTGATATCCGTAGTACTTTCATTAAAACTGTTAACATTTTCCAACTTGCATTACAATCCGACTTTTTTCCAACCTCCATCTAATCTTTGTGCATCATCTACCATCCACTCATCATCATTTCGAACCAAGATAAAACGATACTGAAAATCAATATGGTCTTTGGTAAAAAGATAGATCTTATTTTTTGTTGACTGCTCACTATCCACAATCTTGTGAGTCGAATACGTATGGTTAAGTCCGTTGGAATAATATAAACCATCTGGTCGATAACCTTTACGAGTTTTATAAGTACAATGTTCCTGAAAAAGTAACTTACATCTTAAACTTGTTTCATTCGTAAAACCATGTATAGCGGCATATTTCTCCCATTCAGTCATCGCATTAAAAAATAGCAGTAGTTTTTGGGAAGCATCAGTAATATCTTGTGAATTAACCGATTTCTTTTTCTTGGCTAAGGTTCTTTGTTCTTGCTCAAACTGCTCTAGTTGCTCCTTACTAAATAGATCATTCGCAACAATCTCAATCTTTGGATTACCTGCAATTGACATTAAACCTTCAAATGTAACAGCTGTAGCATCAATTCTCAATATACTAAGTTTAGGCAACTGCGCAACAATCTTCAACGTTTCATCATTTAATTGGGTATGACAGGCCCAAACACAGTTCAACTTTTTATGTCCAATGAAATATTCAAAGCCTTGCCCAGATACATTCGCCTGCGTAATAAACAAGTAATTTAAATTTGGCAGTTCCGCTAAATATTCAAGCGAGCGATCTGTTATACGGGTATTTTCAAGCGTAACATTGACCAATTTGCTAAGTTTAGAAATTTCCAAAATATCGTCATCCTGAACAGGACAATTTATAAAGGAAATTCCTAAAAGTCCTTTAGACTGTGTGATCTGCTTAATATCATCTTTCGAAAGTATTCGATTTTTAAATTCGGCACTACCTTTTAATTTACTTAAATTCTCCATATCGAATCCAGGTTTTTGGACCTAATAAACTACTTAAAATAACCCTACCGCCATGTCGTTGCAATACTTTTTTTAACATCTTGATTTGGGAGTTCTCATTTTCACATCATATTATAGCTTAACAGCCTTCGTTGCAATAAAAGTGGGGAGATACTGATCTATTAAGAATCGTGGTCGAGGCTGCGAATCTTCTATAAAATCAGCAATCATAAATCCCGCTCGCAATTGTCCACCGATAAGATCCGCTAAAGTATGACCAAAAACCAGTGCTTCCTGTCTCTCAATCTTTCTCTCAATATCGTTAGCATCCAAATCTTTCAGATCTGCATATGGCAACTTGAATTTGGGCCTAATTATACCGTCGGTAATTTCCTGGGGATTTCTATCCCCAATAAATACAACTGGATTAAAAAAACTAGCCAGTAAAAATCCACCTTTTTTTAGCACACGATAAGTCTCCTTCCATACTGGATTTACATCTTCGACGTAATGATTTGATATCGGATGAAAGACAATATCAAATGAGTGATCATCAAATATTCTCAGATCTTTCATATTTCCCTGAATCGTTTCCAGAGAAAGTCCATCTCGCTGTGCAACGATTGAATCTTGTCTCAGCTGTTCTTCTGAAAGATCAAAAACGACAACCTTGGCACCTGCTGCTGCCAATATGGGAGCCTGCTGCCCCCCAGCTGAAGCAAGACAAAGTATCTTTTTATCCCTAATATCACCTAACCATTGTTTAGGTAAAGGCTTTGGGGTAAGATGTACATCCCATATGCCTTGTTTAGCAGCATTAATTAAAGCTGAGTTTACAGGCTGAGACCATTCATTTTGATCCAATGCCTGTTTATTCCAAGCTGATTCATTATGCCTTAAAAAATCTATTTCCTCCTTTTTCATAAAGTTTAATCGATAAATCTCCTAAAATAGCATCAGCATGCTATACAATTCTTCTTTAATATTATTTACAGAATCTTAATGAAACAATATATGTACAAAAAAGGCATCCGATGGATGCCTTTTTTAACATTTCTAATCTTACTTACTTTTGGCAAAAATCTTCTTCCCCCCTGTCATAAGCAAAACTGCGGTCAAACCGGCAACTGCACCATAAGCTATTTGCTTCAATAATGAAGGAACCTGAGGTAAAAAATGATGCAAATAATCAATATTATGCTCAAAAATACCACCAGATACTAAGATCAATGCAATTGTTCCAACTACTGCTAATACTTTGATAACAACTGGTAAGGAATTTACCAATAAGTGCCCGAGCTTAGAGACAGCACCTTCATCATTAGATCTCTTGATCAGCTTATACCCTGCATCGTCCATACGTACAATCAATGCGACAATTCCATAAACACCAACAGTCGCAAATAAAGCAACTACCGCTACTGTTAAAATCTGAATGGTCAGACTCTCATTTAATACAGTTCCCAAAGCAATAATCACAATCTCTACAGATAAAATAAAATCCGTGGTAATCGCTGATTTCACTTTTATTTTCTCAGCTTCACTATTATTTTCTTCACTTTCCACAACCACTTCATGGCCTGTTTTCTGGCGATGAAAAAGGTACTCTATAATTTTTTCAACCCCTTCGTAGGCTAAATAGATACCTCCGATGATTAAAATAAACTTGATGGCAATAGGAAAGAAAACATTCAATAACAGTGCAATCGGAACAATTATAATTTTATTAATAAATGAACCTTTTGTAATAGCCCATAGCACAGGAATTTCACGAGAAGATAGAAATCCTGTGGCTTTCTCAGCATTTACAGCCAAATCGTCGCCTAGAATTCCTGCGGTTTTACTTGCTGCTATCTTACTAGTAACCGCAACATCATCCATTAAAGCAGCAATATCATCCAATATTGCAAATATACCTGAAGCCATATGTATTAAATATTTAGTACGGCAAAATATAAAATGATTTTATATTTCCCATTTTTTATTTTAAAATAAAAAGACATCTGGTATTACTAGATCTTATAATTTATTAATTGCTTTTTTTTTACCAATTTACAGCATTATTTATCATGCCTTCATATCATGAACGATAGAAACATAAAAAATAAAATTCTCAATTTTGCTAAAAAAGATGATCGGGTCCGCGCAGTTTTATTGAATGGTTCGCGTGCAAATCCTAAAATTAAGCCCGATCAATACCAAGATTTTGATCTATTATTTATTGTCACCGATATCGAATCTTTTATTGCTGACAAAGATTGGACCTCTTTTATTGGTAAAGTCTTGATACAGCAACTTCCCGATCAGATGTTGTTAGGAAATGATCCTGATGTAGATCGGATAACTTTTGCTTACTTAATGATTTTTGAAGATGAAAATCGAGTCGATCTAACTTTATTCCCTATCGATAAGTTCCACTCACATTTCAAAAGTGATAGTTTAACGGAAGTTTGGGTAGATAAAGATTTACTTTTTACTAAGATCGCTCCTGCTAATGATCATGATTATCATATCGCTAAACCTACTGAAAGAATGTTCATAGAGACATGCAATGAGTTTTGGTGGGTCTGCACATATGTTGCTAAAGGACTTGCCCGCCGGGAAATTCTATATGCCAAAGATACGATGGAAAGAGTAATCCGTCCTATGTTCATGAATCTAATAGCTTGGCATATCGGGGTTGAAAAAAAATTTCAGGTTGCATTTGGTAAATCGGGAAGATTTGCAGAAAAACACCTTGATCCGAAATTGTACCAAAGCATATTGCAAACATATGCGGATACGTCTATTGATAATAATTGGCTAGCACTAGTACAGATGATGACTCTTTTTAAAGATCTGCAAAAAGACCTAGCACTACATTTTGAATATAGAATCAATGTAGATGAAGCTAATAACAGTTACAACTACATTTTGAAGATAAGAAATTCGCAATAGTACCTTTTAGAAAATAATCGCACTATGCCATTTTAAAGAATAGGGTCATTAACTTTGTAACAAAAGCCCCAAAAGTATTTAACTTCTGGAGCTCTCTTTATATTTCTGCACGTCTTTTTTAGCTTAATCAGCCAGATATCCGAACTTACCTGTTTGAAAATCCTCAAATGCCTGATTGATTTCTGCTCTAGTATTCATCACAAATGGTCCGTGACTTACAATAGGCTCTAAAATAGGCTCTCCGCTCATAATCAATACTACCGCCTCATCTAACGCCTGAACATTAAATTCCTCTCCTTCATTTCCGAACATAACAAAATGGTCTGTTGGAGCCTTATCTTTACCATTTATTAGCACATTTCCTTCAATGACAATCATGGCAGTATTATAATGTGCCGGGAAAGAAAAGGATGCTTTTCCTCCAGCTTCCAATTTTGCATTCATAACATGCATGGGTGTGAAAGTTGACGCTGGCCCTTTATTTCCCTGATACTCTCCTGCAATCACTTCAATCTCTCCTTGATCGAGTTTCACTTTAGTTTGCTCGTTATTTGCAATAGCTTGATATTTTGGTGTACTCATCTTATCTTTTGCAGGTAAATTGACCCACAACTGTACCATCTGAAAGTCTCCTCCGGTTTTACTCCATTCTGTTTCATGAAATTCCTTATGCAATATACCAGATGCAGCAGTCATCCATTGAACATCACCTTCTTTAATAACTCCGCCGCCACCAGAACTATCTCCGTGCTCTACACGACCTTTATAGGCAATGGTTACGGTTTCAAATCCACGATGTGGATGTACTCCCACTCCTTTTGGAATTTCACTTGGCGGAAAATGGTAAGTTGAGTTATAATCCAGCATAATAAATGGACTCATCCTACTAGCGGAAGCAATACTTGGTATTAAATTATGTACTCGAAATCCATCTCCAACAAAGTGAGCTGCTTGCGGTTTTGCAATAATTTCTACATTTTTCATATCCTTTTCCTTTTGTATACCACAAAGTTAGCGGAAGAAAGCCTCAAATTAATTGATGTAGGATAAGAAAAATCTACGCATAATTTTGTACATTTTATATTGTTTTTATTTGGATGTCATTGAAAACCAATTCAAAAACACTATTAAATCGGTAAAAAACACCATATGTAGCCTTGATAATAATCTAAATTTGTTTTAAAATTAGATTATGATTCAGATTGCCATTTTTAGTGATATACACGGAAACCTTCCTGCACTGAATGCAGTACTAGCAGATATTCAATCAAAAAACATTTATTATAAATATTGCTTAGGTGATCTTGTGGACTTTGCTCCCTGGGGTAATGAAGTGATCGAACTGATCAAAAACGAAAAAATCCCCTGCTTAATGGGGAATCACGATGAACGTATAGCTTTCGATCTACCCATTATCCCATTAGAAAAACATGATGCTGAAGAAACTGAGAACCGCATAATTGCCATTAAACACAGTAAGGAAACTATCACACATGAAAATAAATTATTCTTGGGGCAGCTCCCTTACTTAATGCAGTTGGACTTTAAGGTCAAACATAAGCACTGGAAGATTCAATTGATTCACGGAAGTCTAGAAAGCAATGAAGCATATCTTTATGCATCAGAACCCAACAGTACTTTTGAAGATATCTTCTTTAAAACTCATGCTGATATAATAGTTATGGGTCATACACATCTCCCTTTCATCAAAGATATTGACAAAAAATGGGCAATCAACACAGGTTCCGTGGGAAGATCAAAAAAGATGTGCAAAGATGCAACTTATCTTTTAGTCGAACTTCATGAAGACCGAATACATACCGAAATCATACAGGTTCCATTTGATATTATTGCGGTAGCTCATGAAATAAAAGCTAGTGGTATACCTGATTTTTATGCGAAATTTCTACTCTCTGAATAAACAGCCGTTAAACAAGAAAAGATGTATCTCTCTTTTCTTCAACATTTAATAGTTTAATTCTTAATCTCTGACAACTCAAAATTAACGGGCTGTACTGGGTAATCCTGACTGTCTGTTTTTACTTTACTGATCTTTAGAATGACATCCAGTCCTTCATATATTTCTCCAAAGACGGTAAAATCATGATCTAAACGGGGCTGTCCTCCAATTTTTAAATATGTTGCTCTTTGCTCAGGAGTATATTTTATTTTTTTCTTCACTTCCAGATCATCAAGCTCTTTTGCTATTATTTTTTTTCCTACGACAAAATAGATCTGATTAAGGAAAGAGGCCTTCTCCGCATTTCCATCCCTTCCTGCCCCCAATGCTCCAACTTTATGAAATGCTCTTGGATCAAACTCAGCCGCTAGACGAGGTTTTTCTCTGGCCGGATCCGCAGATTCACGCTTCTCAATATCAATATCATGCTCTCCCCCCTGCACTACAAAATCTGAAATAATACGATTGAATAAAGCGTCTTTGTACACCTGAGTCTTGATTGCATTTAAAATTAAATCCCGATGAGCTGGTGTATAGTCATATAAGACAACTTTAATATTGCCATACGCTGTCTTAAAGAGCAACTGGTGCGTCTGACTTTTGACAACCGTTGCAAAAAATAAACATAAAAGAGAAAGGATGATATTTTTCATATGCTAAAATTTAAATGAAGGTAATTCATTTTTTAATAAATAGTAAAGCAGAAGTTATAATTGTTCAAAAAAACATGAATAGGTATGATAATTTGAACCTACCCCCCTATCCTTTCAAGGCAGGAAAATTAACTGGTCTTTCTATTTTCGAACGAATACATCACTAGTCTATTCCAGCTACAACTTTTCTCAGATAAACGATGATCAATAAAAGAGTTGGAGATTTTTTTATAACAAATAGAAAAGGTTTTAAAAATTTATTTTATTATAAGGAAGAATTTGGTCATTGCTGTATACATAAAATTTGAAGCAAAGCAAAGGGAGACAATTGGATCCGTCTTAAAAATTTCATATCTAAGACAAAGCCTCGGTGACTTTGTCTTAGATATGATAATAATGATAATCTTGATTGTTTATTTAATGGTATACAAATTAGTTTATATACCGATGAAAAGAGAGCTCAAACTATCAATTTTTATCAATCTTGCTTACTACTAAATGCAAGAGTATTGAACAGCAACTTTAGAATGCGCAGCATCTCCACCAAAGGGAGGATTCATTTTTTTTATAGAAACATCTATTGTTTTTGCAAATGAAAAATGATCATGTATAGCCTTTAGTATTTCATGAGCAGCAGATTCTAATAACTTCCTTTTGGGTTTCATGACCCGATGGATGATCTGATACAAAATCTCATAATTCACGGTCTTATCTAAATTCTCGTGGTCATCAATACCTGCATCAAACTTTACGGAAACGTTTACCAGAAATTCATTACCTAATAGTTGCTCTTCTACATAAAATCCAATCGGAGCAAATACGCGAACATCTTCCAAAAAAACGGTTTGTACTATCTTCATCCTACAAACCTATATTTTTATTCTGAATAAAACAGAATATGAGTTCAATTTCCTGTCACATAGAAAGTCCAATTATGCAGACTATCATCCAAGAGGGTATACATATTTTAGAATGGCGAATTTCTAAAACTCATATCCACTCACAAACGTCCCCCTTGTAAACTTACATTTTTCTTAACAAACCTGAATGCGCGATGACATATGAGAGTTTATTCTCTTATTGAGACAGAAAAATTTAATGAACAGACACAACCTCTACTTCAAAAATTAGTGTAGCATTTCCGCTAATTTCTTTCGAAACACTTAATTCTCCATATCCGAGCGAAGATGGTATATACAAACGCCATTTACTGCCTTCTTTCATGAGCTGCAGTGCTTCTGTCCATCCAGCTATCACTTCATTCACTGGAAAAGATACAGGTTTCTTCTTCTTGGCGGTTGAGTCAAAAACAGTTCCATTGATAAGGCGTCCTTCATAAAAACATTTTACACTATCGGTTAGTTTAGGAATCTTACCATTGCCCTCTTCTATTACCTCATACTGCAAACCAGAAGGCAGGCTGACCACAGTACCACGCAATGCATTTTCTTTAAGAAATGCTTCACCTTCTACCAAATTTTTTTTTGCCTCTAAGCGTAACTTTTTTAAATATCCTGTCGCGTTAGCCATATTTTTTTTT
This region includes:
- a CDS encoding linear amide C-N hydrolase — translated: MKTFIKQIGSALILTATLIASSVEAEACTRVVYKGPNSTIITARSMDFSIPIPSNLWLFPRGIERDGSTGKNTIKWTSKYGSMTTSSWDIAISDGMNEKGLVANMLWLVSSKYPEFSKDIAGKNGLAVSLWAQYALDNFATVAEAVEHFKKEEFVVVTDFIPGTDKFTTVHLSMSDASGDNAILEYINGKLVIHHDPAYTVMTNDPIFEEQLAINEYWKGIPGSIFLPGTNRAADRYVRASYYIKAVPQTDDTRIAVASAFSVIRQCSVPYGISTEGFPNLSTTRWRTVSDQKNLVYYFEDALSPNAIWVDLKKLDFSKNGKIKKLALDKNQIYAGETSDKFLDAKPFVFQGI
- a CDS encoding peptide-N-glycosidase F-related protein — encoded protein: MKKYLLLLFTVLSFANVMAQKNTDVSFQLQGIVNIPTYDSTNRMIYLTYQSKGQAVLDSTVIKNNKFHFKSTADVDVRATLQFTKPNTSPNALADPNSLYLYLSQSIVNINAKGYLRKAIITGSTTNDDYMVFKKPYLKIDTALRLLGWEKRRVKPEDTNQSKIVDAKIDSVKNSKLAKLSEFLSTHITKPYAAEALQMYVSTDGSAFDLDKAQLFFDQLPKKQKIAVLGKDITASLIKLKQKIVTINILKNVDFFDGYAQTVTNSVPRGVTRITNSEYLYQLNPSEIKQIGNNLKIKVTIKAGCDNYDRIGRVTLVVMPKGEKFDKEKGERFEILRIMTPFMYRSRHPDHIPYEAQIDQMISTIKQTDKEMYLVTEVFGTTGAGQREVIGCDGSLLTFNVSVDLISDKKTTLSSEKAISLLSYYSLDGKDKTAGKNSKEVEFELPEDTKTTVLYLISSGHGAAEGGEEYNWRQHIIDLDAKEYIRIDMNQDCTPYEIYNTQPNGIYFGNISKERRSWCPGGPVPTRVINLGPLKKGKHSIKIAIPDAEFEKTESKYLVSAYLITQ
- a CDS encoding NTF2 fold immunity protein is translated as MENLSKLKGSAEFKNRILSKDDIKQITQSKGLLGISFINCPVQDDDILEISKLSKLVNVTLENTRITDRSLEYLAELPNLNYLFITQANVSGQGFEYFIGHKKLNCVWACHTQLNDETLKIVAQLPKLSILRIDATAVTFEGLMSIAGNPKIEIVANDLFSKEQLEQFEQEQRTLAKKKKSVNSQDITDASQKLLLFFNAMTEWEKYAAIHGFTNETSLRCKLLFQEHCTYKTRKGYRPDGLYYSNGLNHTYSTHKIVDSEQSTKNKIYLFTKDHIDFQYRFILVRNDDEWMVDDAQRLDGGWKKVGL
- a CDS encoding class I SAM-dependent methyltransferase, whose translation is MKKEEIDFLRHNESAWNKQALDQNEWSQPVNSALINAAKQGIWDVHLTPKPLPKQWLGDIRDKKILCLASAGGQQAPILAAAGAKVVVFDLSEEQLRQDSIVAQRDGLSLETIQGNMKDLRIFDDHSFDIVFHPISNHYVEDVNPVWKETYRVLKKGGFLLASFFNPVVFIGDRNPQEITDGIIRPKFKLPYADLKDLDANDIERKIERQEALVFGHTLADLIGGQLRAGFMIADFIEDSQPRPRFLIDQYLPTFIATKAVKL
- a CDS encoding DUF808 domain-containing protein; its protein translation is MASGIFAILDDIAALMDDVAVTSKIAASKTAGILGDDLAVNAEKATGFLSSREIPVLWAITKGSFINKIIIVPIALLLNVFFPIAIKFILIIGGIYLAYEGVEKIIEYLFHRQKTGHEVVVESEENNSEAEKIKVKSAITTDFILSVEIVIIALGTVLNESLTIQILTVAVVALFATVGVYGIVALIVRMDDAGYKLIKRSNDEGAVSKLGHLLVNSLPVVIKVLAVVGTIALILVSGGIFEHNIDYLHHFLPQVPSLLKQIAYGAVAGLTAVLLMTGGKKIFAKSK
- a CDS encoding aminoglycoside 6-adenylyltransferase, giving the protein MNDRNIKNKILNFAKKDDRVRAVLLNGSRANPKIKPDQYQDFDLLFIVTDIESFIADKDWTSFIGKVLIQQLPDQMLLGNDPDVDRITFAYLMIFEDENRVDLTLFPIDKFHSHFKSDSLTEVWVDKDLLFTKIAPANDHDYHIAKPTERMFIETCNEFWWVCTYVAKGLARREILYAKDTMERVIRPMFMNLIAWHIGVEKKFQVAFGKSGRFAEKHLDPKLYQSILQTYADTSIDNNWLALVQMMTLFKDLQKDLALHFEYRINVDEANNSYNYILKIRNSQ